One Marinibacterium anthonyi genomic region harbors:
- a CDS encoding putative phosphate-import permease protein, protein MTRPTDAQISAMMQAHPLAFRDPAPVRNRKIALWAAFIALFAWCIYDFNITPARIAEGMGRFGRVLSFMFPPHVWQTWAEWSEILKGLGETLSMAFLGTGLGAIVAFPLSFLGASTINRIFWFRMAVRRGFDVIRAFETLILALIFIRAFGLGPLAGILAIAVSEIGTLAKLFSEALENTSDKPAEGVVASGGSRPQTIRYAILPQVLPVYVSILLYNFESNVRSGTILGIVGAGGIGFLLSDRIAAYRWDEAWMIIFLIIAMVYVIDWLSGQIRKALIGEWTGAR, encoded by the coding sequence ATGACACGCCCCACCGACGCCCAGATCAGCGCCATGATGCAAGCCCATCCGCTGGCCTTCCGCGACCCCGCACCGGTACGCAATCGCAAGATCGCGCTGTGGGCGGCGTTCATCGCGCTGTTTGCCTGGTGCATCTACGACTTCAACATCACGCCCGCCCGCATCGCCGAAGGCATGGGCCGTTTCGGACGCGTGCTATCCTTCATGTTCCCGCCCCATGTCTGGCAAACCTGGGCCGAATGGTCCGAGATCCTGAAAGGGCTGGGTGAAACCCTGTCGATGGCCTTCCTTGGCACGGGGCTGGGCGCCATCGTGGCCTTTCCGCTCAGCTTCCTGGGCGCCAGCACGATCAACCGCATCTTCTGGTTCCGCATGGCCGTCCGGCGGGGGTTCGACGTGATCCGCGCGTTCGAAACCCTGATCCTCGCGCTGATCTTCATCCGCGCCTTCGGCCTTGGCCCCTTGGCCGGCATCCTCGCCATCGCGGTGTCCGAAATCGGCACCCTGGCCAAGCTGTTCTCGGAAGCGCTGGAAAACACCTCCGACAAGCCGGCCGAAGGCGTTGTCGCGTCGGGCGGATCGCGGCCGCAGACCATCCGCTACGCGATCCTGCCGCAGGTGCTGCCCGTCTATGTCTCGATCCTGCTCTACAATTTCGAATCCAACGTCCGGTCCGGCACGATCCTGGGCATCGTCGGCGCCGGGGGCATCGGCTTCCTGCTGTCGGACCGGATCGCGGCCTATCGCTGGGACGAGGCCTGGATGATCATCTTCCTGATCATCGCCATGGTCTACGTGATCGACTGGCTGTCGGGACAGATCCGCAAGGCGCTGATTGGCGAATGGACCGGCGCGCGGTAA
- a CDS encoding topology modulation protein, producing MRRIMIIGGPASGKSTLARAMGARLGLPVFHMDHIHWRPGWIERSPGDKMALVKQVVAQESWVFEGGHSASNHLRLARADLLIWLDVPVTLRLWRAARRTIRDRGRVRPDMQRDCPETVAMLPAFLRFIWTTHRSSRAKARASFQAATIPKHRLTRLAEINTYLETLT from the coding sequence ATGCGGCGGATCATGATCATCGGCGGCCCTGCCTCGGGCAAGAGCACGCTCGCCCGCGCGATGGGCGCGCGGCTGGGCTTGCCGGTCTTTCACATGGACCATATCCACTGGCGCCCCGGCTGGATCGAACGCAGCCCGGGCGATAAGATGGCGCTGGTGAAACAGGTCGTGGCGCAGGAGTCCTGGGTGTTCGAGGGCGGCCATTCCGCCAGCAATCACCTGCGCCTAGCCCGCGCCGACCTGCTGATCTGGCTCGACGTGCCGGTCACGCTGCGGCTCTGGCGGGCCGCGCGGCGCACGATCCGCGACCGCGGCCGGGTGCGCCCGGACATGCAGCGGGATTGCCCGGAAACGGTCGCCATGCTGCCGGCGTTCTTGCGCTTTATCTGGACCACGCACCGAAGCAGCCGCGCCAAGGCGCGCGCCAGCTTCCAGGCGGCGACCATCCCCAAGCACCGCCTGACACGCCTTGCCGAAATCAACACCTACCTGGAGACCCTGACATGA
- a CDS encoding putative phosphate-import permease protein, whose protein sequence is MTALTAPLSSPLSTDIARFEADYARLRRQQRRAWLIGTTLLILLFALTAWLGDFFRVTQVTLPDGSRDWRWVLPAGIPRLGEFVERTIPTLRWNSLGGDIANWFWRWQTWARLLMETILIAFMATTLGVIGGFVLSFPAARNLAPNRWVLWIARRYLEIARTVPDIVWALIFVYCFSVGPMAGVLAIGLHATGALGKLYSEVNENIEMGPLDGVKAAGGSWFDQIRYGAVPQVLPNIVSYTLLRFEINVRSSSIIGYVGAGGLGQEFRTAMSFQEYTDLSALFLIILVTVSVIDYGSEKLRHRIIGLDARP, encoded by the coding sequence ATGACCGCCCTCACCGCCCCCCTTTCCAGTCCGCTCAGCACCGATATCGCCCGGTTCGAAGCCGACTACGCCCGCCTGCGCCGCCAGCAGCGCCGCGCCTGGCTGATCGGTACGACACTGCTGATCCTGCTCTTCGCCCTCACCGCCTGGCTGGGCGATTTCTTTCGCGTCACGCAAGTGACCCTGCCGGACGGGTCACGCGACTGGCGCTGGGTCCTGCCCGCCGGCATCCCGCGCCTGGGCGAATTCGTCGAACGCACCATCCCGACGCTGCGCTGGAACAGCCTTGGCGGCGATATCGCCAACTGGTTCTGGCGCTGGCAGACTTGGGCCCGGCTGCTGATGGAAACGATCCTCATCGCCTTCATGGCGACCACCCTGGGCGTGATCGGCGGCTTTGTCCTGTCCTTCCCCGCCGCGCGCAACCTCGCGCCCAACCGGTGGGTCCTCTGGATCGCGCGCCGCTACCTGGAAATCGCGCGCACCGTGCCCGACATCGTCTGGGCGCTGATCTTCGTCTACTGCTTCTCGGTCGGGCCCATGGCCGGGGTCCTGGCCATCGGGCTGCACGCCACCGGCGCCCTGGGCAAGCTCTATTCCGAGGTCAACGAGAACATCGAGATGGGGCCATTGGACGGCGTCAAGGCCGCCGGCGGCAGCTGGTTCGACCAGATCCGCTATGGCGCCGTGCCCCAGGTCCTGCCCAACATCGTCAGCTACACGCTGCTCCGGTTCGAGATCAACGTGCGCTCGTCGTCGATCATCGGCTATGTCGGCGCCGGCGGGCTGGGCCAGGAGTTCCGCACCGCCATGTCGTTCCAGGAATACACCGACCTGTCCGCGCTGTTCCTCATCATCCTGGTGACCGTCAGCGTCATCGACTACGGGTCCGAAAAGCTGCGCCACCGCATCATCGGACTGGACGCCCGCCCATGA